Proteins from a single region of Chloroflexota bacterium:
- a CDS encoding acetyl-CoA acetyltransferase: MAESIKDKVAIVGMGCTKFGERWDADAKDMITEAVDEACKDAGVEIKDIQAIWQGTQWGTQLSEGGVATGTLVSSTLQTQYIPVTRVENACGTGAESLRGATFALAAKGYDLVMAVGVEKVKDMGFGGLPSVWIGRWEPVYGAFGTGPGRYAMAAVAYFAKYGLSNEEGKRVLAEISVKSHFYGAKNPKAHLRREVTVEQVLNAPMIAWPLGLFDCCGVTDGASAAILCRTEDAKKYRQDYVTIKAFGMSASPGWGKERIDYDFTYWDATQAAAKAAYAEAGIKNPRKELDMVELHDCFSIAELIASESLSLCETGKFKEQMTDKRAYYLDGEMPVNISGGLKSFGHPIGASGCREVYEIYKQIQKKADEPSRQLKDVKLGLAHNQGGHPGKFVCGVTVVGAP; encoded by the coding sequence ATGGCAGAGAGTATAAAGGACAAAGTCGCTATCGTAGGCATGGGCTGCACCAAGTTCGGTGAGAGATGGGATGCCGATGCCAAGGATATGATCACCGAGGCCGTCGACGAGGCCTGCAAAGATGCTGGTGTAGAGATCAAGGACATACAGGCGATTTGGCAGGGGACCCAGTGGGGTACTCAGCTTTCGGAAGGCGGCGTCGCCACCGGCACACTGGTCTCCAGCACGTTGCAGACCCAGTACATTCCGGTGACCCGTGTAGAGAATGCCTGCGGCACTGGCGCAGAGTCCCTTCGGGGAGCCACTTTCGCCTTGGCCGCCAAGGGTTATGACCTGGTGATGGCTGTAGGGGTGGAGAAGGTTAAGGACATGGGTTTCGGCGGACTGCCTTCAGTCTGGATCGGACGCTGGGAACCGGTCTACGGCGCGTTCGGCACCGGTCCGGGGAGATATGCTATGGCGGCCGTGGCCTACTTCGCCAAATATGGCCTCAGCAACGAAGAAGGCAAGAGAGTCCTGGCCGAGATCTCGGTCAAGAGCCACTTCTATGGAGCAAAGAATCCCAAGGCGCATCTGAGGAGAGAGGTGACTGTGGAGCAGGTACTCAATGCTCCTATGATTGCTTGGCCTTTAGGACTTTTCGACTGCTGCGGAGTGACCGACGGTGCTTCAGCGGCCATACTCTGCCGCACAGAGGATGCCAAGAAGTATCGGCAAGACTACGTTACTATCAAGGCGTTCGGCATGTCGGCCAGCCCGGGATGGGGCAAGGAGCGGATAGACTACGACTTCACTTACTGGGATGCCACGCAGGCGGCTGCAAAGGCAGCTTATGCCGAAGCGGGTATAAAGAACCCCCGGAAGGAACTGGACATGGTGGAACTGCATGACTGCTTCAGCATTGCTGAGCTTATTGCTTCCGAGTCGCTGTCTCTCTGCGAGACCGGCAAGTTCAAGGAGCAGATGACCGACAAGAGGGCGTACTATCTTGATGGAGAAATGCCGGTGAACATAAGTGGAGGGCTGAAGTCATTCGGCCACCCCATAGGTGCCAGCGGTTGCCGCGAGGTCTATGAAATATACAAGCAGATCCAAAAGAAGGCCGACGAACCTTCACGTCAGCTCAAAGATGTCAAGCTGGGATTAGCACATAATCAGGGAGGACATCCCGGCAAGTTTGTCTGTGGAGTTACTGTAGTGGGTGCGCCTTAG
- a CDS encoding OB-fold domain-containing protein, protein MAGIVSYGAYIPMYRLSRAILGQVWGGGGKGEKAICNCDEDSITMAVEAGTDCLKGTDKKTVDAVYFASTTAPFKEKQSASFVAAALDLREDVTTSDFGNSLRAGTLALRAALDAVKAGSAKKVLVVVADCRLPVPNSAGEGALGDGAAALLIGATDIAVEIEASAYTYSEFLDVWRLETDRFPRQWEERFILDEGYEKHMKKAFAGFLKAHKMTAKDFAKVAFYGPNARSHQAVAVALGADPKTQVTAPLFDNVGNTGAAMALMTLVQALEDSKPGDKILFGNWGDGTDVHALKVTQAIEKIRDRRGIKRHLASKVMLENYGKYVTFRNLMVSDDGPAWQTAPPMTRPRTSLTAMWRDRNWVYRCHGHHCKKCDKTQFPLQKRCMYCQAEEKYLEEVPLSERKGVLFTYSMDERTAVTDPPNILGAINLEGGVRIFSQVTDRDVKTIKVGMPMEMTFRRIHDALGVHNYFWKCRPARD, encoded by the coding sequence ATGGCCGGAATAGTTTCTTATGGGGCTTATATCCCTATGTACAGGCTCAGTCGGGCGATTCTGGGCCAGGTCTGGGGTGGAGGTGGAAAGGGGGAGAAAGCTATATGCAACTGCGATGAGGATAGCATCACTATGGCCGTCGAGGCCGGGACAGACTGCCTCAAGGGCACAGACAAAAAGACTGTGGATGCCGTGTACTTCGCCAGCACGACAGCACCGTTCAAAGAGAAACAATCAGCCAGTTTTGTAGCGGCAGCTCTGGACCTCCGCGAAGATGTCACCACCAGCGATTTCGGCAATTCTCTGAGAGCTGGGACGCTAGCCCTCCGAGCGGCTCTGGATGCCGTGAAGGCAGGGTCAGCCAAGAAAGTGCTGGTCGTCGTTGCGGACTGCCGCTTGCCGGTGCCCAACTCGGCCGGTGAGGGCGCTCTGGGCGACGGTGCGGCCGCCCTATTGATCGGGGCTACCGACATCGCCGTCGAGATCGAAGCCAGCGCCTACACGTATAGCGAGTTCCTCGATGTCTGGCGCCTCGAGACCGACCGGTTCCCGCGCCAGTGGGAAGAGCGTTTCATTCTGGACGAAGGCTACGAAAAACACATGAAGAAGGCCTTCGCTGGCTTCCTCAAGGCGCACAAGATGACAGCCAAGGATTTCGCCAAGGTCGCTTTCTATGGTCCTAATGCCAGGAGCCACCAGGCGGTGGCGGTAGCCCTCGGGGCCGATCCGAAGACACAGGTGACAGCGCCGCTCTTCGATAACGTCGGCAACACCGGTGCGGCCATGGCCCTGATGACCCTGGTGCAGGCGCTTGAGGACTCCAAGCCAGGGGATAAGATTCTGTTTGGCAACTGGGGAGATGGCACCGACGTTCACGCGCTGAAAGTGACCCAAGCCATTGAGAAGATCAGGGACCGCAGGGGAATCAAGAGACATCTGGCCTCCAAGGTCATGCTGGAAAACTACGGGAAGTACGTTACCTTCAGGAACCTCATGGTATCTGATGATGGGCCGGCTTGGCAAACGGCACCACCCATGACTAGGCCGCGGACCTCCCTGACAGCCATGTGGAGAGATCGCAACTGGGTGTATCGCTGCCATGGACATCACTGCAAGAAGTGCGACAAGACCCAATTCCCGCTGCAGAAGCGGTGCATGTACTGCCAGGCTGAGGAGAAGTACCTGGAGGAAGTGCCCCTGTCGGAACGGAAGGGAGTCCTCTTCACCTACAGCATGGATGAGAGAACCGCGGTCACTGACCCGCCGAACATTCTGGGGGCTATCAACCTGGAAGGTGGAGTGCGTATCTTCAGCCAGGTGACCGATCGGGATGTGAAGACCATCAAAGTGGGTATGCCGATGGAGATGACCTTCCGGAGAATCCACGATGCTCTGGGCGTCCACAACTACTTCTGGAAATGCCGGCCGGCCAGGGACTAG
- a CDS encoding endonuclease, translating into MLLDVYHRLLDRYGPQHWWPAETPLEMIVGAILTQSAAWGNVEKAISNLKDREVLSVDRLRQLPEGELARLIYSSGYYNVKARKIKAFVDWLGAHYDDNLDRLFALDVPALRQELLSVHGVGEETADSIILYAARKPIFVIDAYTRRIITRLGLAPSNNSYAAFQVLFMQRLSHDESLFNEYHALLVRHGKTACRRVPLCDSCCLVLSCLFPKSSGGVPENELST; encoded by the coding sequence ATGCTGCTAGATGTTTACCATCGTCTTCTCGATCGCTACGGCCCTCAGCACTGGTGGCCGGCAGAGACTCCCCTGGAAATGATTGTTGGGGCTATTCTCACCCAGTCGGCAGCCTGGGGCAATGTGGAGAAGGCTATCAGCAATCTGAAGGACAGAGAGGTGCTCTCCGTCGATAGGCTGCGGCAGCTTCCCGAGGGCGAGTTGGCCCGGTTGATTTACTCCTCGGGTTATTACAATGTTAAGGCGAGGAAGATCAAGGCTTTTGTCGACTGGCTGGGAGCACATTATGATGATAACCTCGACAGGCTGTTTGCGCTGGATGTCCCTGCACTGCGACAGGAGCTTCTTTCTGTCCACGGCGTGGGTGAAGAGACTGCGGACTCCATAATCCTGTACGCTGCCCGCAAACCTATCTTCGTTATTGATGCCTATACTCGCCGTATTATCACCCGCCTCGGTCTGGCGCCTTCGAACAATAGCTATGCTGCTTTCCAGGTACTCTTTATGCAGCGTCTTTCCCATGACGAGTCACTGTTCAATGAATATCATGCCCTCCTGGTTCGCCACGGCAAAACCGCCTGCAGAAGAGTCCCTCTTTGTGATAGCTGCTGCCTGGTTTTGTCCTGCCTCTTCCCGAAGTCTTCGGGGGGGGTTCCCGAGAACGAACTTAGCACATGA
- the sfsA gene encoding DNA/RNA nuclease SfsA → MKIADQVVQASFIKRENRFSCVVKLAGKTEKVYLANSGRLETVLLPGSKVFLADRSSPTRATRYDLVVVELDGKFVSVDDRVPAELVYEALSKKALPKFERYSSIRREVPRGRSRLDFLLSHRGSQCFLEIKSSTLVQSGVALFPDAPTLRGRHHVESLIWAKKEGYEAAIMFVIQREDARGFSPNDVIDAEFGQTLRSAQSEGVGIYAFKCRVSPKEIGLAGQVPVNF, encoded by the coding sequence ATGAAAATAGCTGACCAGGTAGTGCAGGCTAGTTTTATCAAAAGGGAGAATCGTTTCTCCTGCGTCGTGAAGCTGGCAGGCAAGACTGAAAAAGTCTATCTCGCCAATTCGGGGAGGCTGGAGACGGTGCTTTTGCCGGGGAGTAAAGTCTTCCTGGCTGATAGATCGTCGCCCACTCGGGCAACAAGATATGACCTGGTAGTAGTTGAACTGGACGGAAAGTTTGTTTCGGTGGATGATCGCGTGCCTGCCGAACTGGTGTACGAGGCTTTGAGCAAGAAGGCTTTGCCTAAGTTTGAACGCTATTCCTCAATACGCCGGGAAGTACCCCGCGGGAGAAGCAGACTGGACTTTCTGTTAAGCCACCGTGGCTCGCAGTGCTTCCTCGAAATAAAATCGAGCACACTTGTTCAAAGTGGTGTTGCTCTCTTTCCCGATGCGCCCACCCTGCGGGGCAGACACCACGTTGAAAGCTTGATCTGGGCTAAGAAGGAAGGGTATGAAGCGGCGATCATGTTTGTGATCCAACGAGAGGACGCCAGGGGCTTTTCTCCGAACGATGTGATTGATGCCGAGTTTGGGCAGACTCTAAGATCGGCTCAAAGCGAAGGGGTGGGCATCTACGCCTTTAAGTGCAGGGTAAGCCCGAAGGAAATCGGACTGGCCGGGCAGGTACCAGTCAATTTCTAA
- a CDS encoding molybdopterin-dependent oxidoreductase translates to MTTSSTLPDGTTLIKSDCILCVAGCGIDAYVKDGKLVKVKGMPEHPLNRGRLCPRGDNLVEYANARDRVLHPMKKVDGAWQRLSWEQALDEITDKLAKIKAEFGAHALTVYNGSMATENVELATFTQRFKGAFGTPNLISVESICFRIRVVAHLLTFGRYTSEDPYTSACAIVWGSNMDQSRFMWADMLHERADRDETRLIVIDPKRTPLAKKGLHLQIRPGTDIALGLGFLNVIISEGMYDQNYMDKYTLGFEELKEHVKPYTPEKVEGITWVPAADIRKAARIMALTKPMAIIPGTCVLAHSGNALQAERLLCIIETVTGNLDTEGGWAMCPLVKLTDLRIPVEEEPVGAKEFPMFYKTWGRPVPYGQAMPWPDQVLSGKPYPIKALIATGGNPALTMPETKKTVEAIKKLDLVVTFNPFMTETAEISHYVLPACTFLEKMGLGMVYGINSGLPYMLLRKQVCQPPGEAWADWKIWTELARRLGMEKYFPWKTDEEVISMLLEPSGVTLQQLKEKPEGFFFDKRKYDARDTFGFRTPSKKIEIFSQALKDAGFDPIPTHREPTQSPVSTPDLAKKYPLILITGGRMKEFTHTQCRNMTQMRRRNPEPIAEIHPTTARDYGIINHDMIYVETPKGRIKLKVRVTEDIAPKVVTVPHGWAQANANDLTDLQAFDPVSGYPQIKGLLCRVYRADS, encoded by the coding sequence ATGACTACCTCTAGTACTCTGCCCGATGGAACCACACTGATCAAGAGCGACTGCATACTATGTGTTGCCGGGTGCGGCATTGACGCCTATGTCAAGGACGGCAAGCTGGTCAAGGTCAAAGGCATGCCAGAGCACCCGCTCAACAGGGGCCGCCTGTGCCCCAGGGGTGACAACCTGGTGGAGTACGCCAATGCCAGGGACCGTGTCCTGCACCCTATGAAGAAGGTGGACGGGGCCTGGCAGCGCCTCTCCTGGGAGCAGGCGCTCGATGAGATAACCGATAAGCTAGCGAAGATCAAGGCCGAGTTCGGAGCACACGCCCTGACCGTCTACAACGGGTCTATGGCTACCGAGAACGTGGAACTGGCCACTTTTACCCAGCGCTTCAAGGGTGCTTTTGGCACACCGAACCTGATATCAGTGGAGAGCATCTGCTTCCGCATCCGCGTGGTGGCTCACCTGCTCACCTTTGGCCGGTATACCAGTGAGGATCCGTACACCTCGGCCTGTGCCATCGTCTGGGGCAGCAATATGGACCAATCGCGTTTCATGTGGGCCGACATGCTACACGAGAGGGCTGACAGGGATGAAACAAGGCTTATTGTGATAGACCCCAAGCGCACACCGCTGGCGAAGAAGGGCCTGCATCTCCAGATCCGTCCCGGCACTGATATTGCCCTGGGGCTGGGCTTTCTAAACGTGATCATCTCTGAGGGAATGTACGACCAGAATTACATGGACAAGTACACGCTGGGCTTTGAAGAATTGAAGGAACATGTGAAGCCCTACACACCGGAGAAGGTCGAAGGGATCACATGGGTGCCGGCGGCCGACATCCGCAAGGCGGCGCGCATCATGGCCCTGACAAAGCCCATGGCCATCATACCGGGTACCTGCGTTCTGGCCCACAGCGGCAACGCTCTTCAGGCAGAGCGCCTGCTGTGTATCATCGAGACCGTTACGGGCAATCTGGACACCGAGGGCGGCTGGGCCATGTGTCCGCTCGTGAAGCTCACCGATCTCAGGATTCCCGTGGAAGAAGAGCCGGTGGGTGCAAAGGAATTTCCCATGTTCTACAAGACCTGGGGCAGGCCGGTCCCATACGGGCAGGCCATGCCCTGGCCGGACCAGGTATTAAGCGGCAAGCCATATCCCATCAAGGCCTTGATTGCCACCGGCGGTAACCCGGCGCTGACCATGCCGGAGACCAAGAAGACCGTCGAAGCTATCAAGAAGCTCGATCTGGTGGTAACCTTCAATCCCTTCATGACAGAGACAGCCGAGATCTCCCACTATGTCCTTCCTGCCTGCACCTTCCTGGAGAAGATGGGGTTGGGCATGGTCTACGGCATCAACTCTGGCCTGCCTTACATGCTGCTGCGCAAGCAGGTCTGCCAGCCGCCCGGCGAAGCCTGGGCCGACTGGAAGATCTGGACAGAACTGGCTCGGCGACTGGGGATGGAGAAGTACTTCCCTTGGAAGACCGATGAGGAAGTCATATCCATGCTGCTGGAACCGAGCGGCGTGACGCTGCAACAGCTCAAGGAAAAGCCCGAGGGCTTCTTCTTCGACAAGAGGAAGTACGATGCCCGGGATACATTCGGCTTCCGCACGCCGTCCAAGAAGATCGAGATATTCTCCCAAGCCTTGAAAGACGCCGGCTTTGATCCGATCCCAACCCATCGGGAGCCCACCCAGAGCCCGGTGAGCACTCCTGATCTGGCCAAGAAGTATCCCCTCATCCTGATTACCGGCGGCAGAATGAAGGAGTTCACTCATACCCAGTGCCGCAACATGACCCAGATGCGCCGCCGCAACCCGGAGCCTATCGCGGAGATTCACCCGACCACTGCCAGGGACTATGGGATCATCAACCATGATATGATCTACGTTGAAACCCCGAAGGGCCGCATCAAGCTCAAGGTCCGGGTCACCGAAGATATAGCGCCCAAAGTAGTCACCGTCCCCCATGGCTGGGCGCAGGCCAATGCCAATGACCTGACGGATCTCCAGGCTTTCGACCCCGTATCGGGCTATCCACAGATCAAGGGCCTGCTGTGCCGCGTATACAGGGCAGACTCCTGA
- a CDS encoding homocitrate synthase translates to MPKIYFVDVTNRDTVQSSRINLSKLQKTMVNLYLGQMGIHQSEFAFPYARIERNYVLANLQLKEMGVMGELILEGWCRALVSDVAEAVSTGVKDLNLSISTSDQMIKHKFSGRLDREAVIREMVAAVTCAREHSVKTVGVNAEDASRTDLGFLVAFAQAAKGVGSDRMRYCDTLGYETPNTIYRRVKALAEQVDMPIEIHCHNDLGMAVANSIAGARGAIDGGVDAYVNTSVNGLGERAGQADLLSCILAIKFAREMEEYKIGDPLNLRVSAKLASYVSCAFGVPIPINQPGVGENAFAHEAGIHADGALKDRRNYELYDYELLGLDLEPPPPKGRVITTGEFGGLAGFEHVYNRLGITFSNKGEAKRILELVRYASAHNQINLTDDELRFIAMHPEQARKILTVVP, encoded by the coding sequence GTGCCCAAGATTTATTTCGTTGATGTCACTAACCGGGATACAGTGCAGTCCTCCCGAATTAACCTTTCCAAGCTACAGAAAACGATGGTGAACCTGTATCTCGGCCAGATGGGTATCCATCAGTCGGAGTTTGCCTTCCCTTATGCCAGGATCGAACGTAACTACGTGCTGGCCAACCTGCAGTTGAAGGAAATGGGGGTGATGGGGGAACTCATTCTGGAGGGCTGGTGTCGGGCCCTGGTTTCCGATGTAGCTGAGGCAGTCTCCACTGGTGTGAAGGATCTGAACCTTTCCATATCTACTTCGGATCAGATGATTAAACATAAGTTCAGCGGCAGGCTGGATCGAGAGGCCGTGATACGGGAGATGGTGGCAGCGGTGACCTGTGCCAGGGAGCATAGCGTGAAAACCGTCGGGGTGAATGCCGAGGATGCATCTCGGACGGACCTGGGTTTTCTGGTGGCTTTTGCACAGGCAGCGAAAGGGGTTGGTTCAGACAGGATGAGATACTGTGATACCCTGGGTTACGAAACACCGAATACCATCTATAGAAGGGTGAAGGCCCTGGCGGAGCAGGTAGATATGCCCATCGAAATCCATTGCCATAATGATCTTGGCATGGCGGTGGCCAACTCCATTGCCGGGGCGCGTGGAGCCATTGATGGAGGAGTGGATGCCTATGTCAATACCTCGGTGAATGGATTGGGTGAGAGGGCCGGGCAAGCGGATTTGCTGAGCTGTATTCTGGCTATCAAGTTCGCCCGGGAAATGGAAGAATACAAAATTGGTGACCCTCTGAACCTTAGAGTCTCGGCCAAACTGGCCAGCTACGTTTCCTGCGCCTTTGGCGTTCCGATTCCCATCAATCAGCCTGGGGTAGGGGAGAATGCCTTTGCTCACGAGGCTGGTATTCATGCTGATGGCGCTCTTAAGGATCGTCGCAATTACGAGCTTTATGACTATGAGCTTCTCGGTCTGGATCTGGAGCCCCCGCCTCCCAAAGGGAGGGTGATTACCACCGGTGAATTTGGCGGGCTGGCTGGCTTTGAACATGTATACAACAGGTTAGGTATCACCTTCAGCAACAAGGGGGAAGCCAAACGCATCCTGGAGTTGGTTCGCTATGCCAGCGCCCATAATCAGATCAATCTCACCGACGACGAACTGCGCTTTATTGCCATGCATCCGGAGCAGGCCAGGAAAATATTGACTGTGGTCCCATGA